The genomic stretch TAAATACATAACttattaatgtatatattcgCGTACATGTGTTTCTACGTTCAGGCTTCAGGGCTTACTTTTAgatttaggtttagggttcaaggGTTAGGTCTGTTTTTTCGGTCTTAACGTGGCGCTTTCCCCAAAGCAGATTTGGATATATTATGTTATAACATGgccggaaagcaaaaaatatctaGCAGAAACGTATGTCAAAATAGaggtatatgtacatatgcatatatcttcaaatgaataaagaaaaatttatttatttatttttaaaaaaaataaaaattgcagatttgtacgaacgtaaaaaaatattgtaatggtttaaaaaagataataaGTTCCTTTAAGTATTGGTCCAAAATGTacgttcagaaaaaaatatgtactacacctcttttctttttttagtACCTGTTTTTCATGTCTAAAgacgcaggaaaaaaaaaaaaatatatatatatggataAGGAATAAATGGGCAgtacatgcatataaaataatatctGCATTTAAAATAGTTCACTTATAAACGAATTGATCTTGCGAAACAGTTTACTCGCTCAAGCAAATTTCCAGGTAATGGCCCTGAAAAAGTTTTGGTAATGAGTCACCTAATACACTCGCATGGGTCTCCAAAATTGGTACATGGGAGGAAAAGGTTGATAAATATGGTGAAACGGTTGGAAAAGtattggaaataaaatgcgaacaaaaagcgaaaaaaacactaaaaattgtaacacaCTGCTTACGCACTGTTAACGAATTTGAAACATGCTGCAAATTTAGGGCGGACAAACTGAGGAAGCGGCCGACTGGCAACAATCATGTCGTTCATGTGCAACGCGAGGATGAGCCATGCTTGGACTTTcaatgccatttttgagGTCCCCGCTCATAGATCCCATTATGTTGCAACCCATGCTGAtcaaaagaaaggaagaagcacatCCCCCGCGTGACACCACAGCACTTTTTAGCAGGTTCTAACCCCTTACCACCATgtcatacgtacacatgtcGCATGCATAAATAACAATGTGGACTTGATTCGCTTTTTGCTATAGGAATGCGCAATTGGACATAACCAACTGAATTCAAGTGGAAATAGCCCCCTCATGTGGGCCATACAGAATAAGCATTGTGGAGCTGTAAAGGAAGTGCTACTTCTGgactattttttatatagcaAAGAATATACCActgtggaaagaaaaaaaacgaattgcaTGAAAATATGAGGAAAGATTTATTGCAAATGTCCCTCTTGAAGGACGAATACCAGCTAAGCGCTcatgtca from Plasmodium cynomolgi strain B DNA, scaffold: 0091, whole genome shotgun sequence encodes the following:
- a CDS encoding hypothetical protein (putative); the encoded protein is ECAIGHNQLNSSGNSPLMWAIQNKHCGAVKEQRIYHCGKKKNELHENMRKDLLQMSLLKDEYQLSAHVKNKIN